The Vibrio crassostreae genomic interval GGGTTCATTTTTGCGTTGATTTGCTGCGATGTGACCTGTTCATCGATGGAACTAACAAAACTCTTTTCATCAACAACATGCTTCATCGCTGTATCAACCAAACTAGCTTGAGCTGGTGAAACGAATGCGTTGCCCCAATTTACTTGGCCAACTAATAAGCCTGCAACGAATGCTACCGAGGCAGCCATTGCCATTGCTCTTCTCGCAAACGTAGGTCTTACCACTTTGCTTTCTTCGCTTGAGGTCTGATTGAACAGAATGCGATCAGCAAGATCGTCTGGCACATCCACATTCATCGCAGAGTGGATCTGTTTATCTAGCGCTAATACATCGTCTAAGAAATTACTATTGGCTTCGCTATTGGCGGTTGCATCAACAATATCTTGTGTACGTTGTTTAGGTTCCGACAATACACGACGACGAAATTCCAAATCATCCATTATGTTGCCCCCTCTCTGCCTCTTCTGTATCCAACAGCTCTTTCAACTGATTTCGAGCTCTGAATAAACGTGTCATCACCGTGTTTTTGTTGAGATCGAGAATATCGGCAATCTCATCACCACTAAAACCACCAATCACTTGCAAGAAGAGCGGTTCACGGTAATCGATTTCAAGTTTCATGATCTGCGCTTGCAACCACTGATGCTGATGGTGCGGGTCATCGCTGACACTAGCATCATTACCGTGATCGTCGATATCAACCAGATCAAACTGTTTGCGTTCAAATCGTCGAGCGTTCTCGCGTCTCAAGATAGTAATCAGCCAAGATTTAGCGGCTTTTTCATCTTGAAGGCTATCGAGTGACTTCCATGCACGAAGGCAAGTTTCTTGAACTAAGTCTTCGGCAATGCTTTTGTCTTTGCATAACCAATAGGCGTAGCGAAAGAGGTCACGATGATAGGCACGCACGAGTGCTTCGTATTTTCTTTGTTTGTCCATATCAGAGTTGACCGGACGCTTGGCTGTTTTCTTTCCAAACATTTTTATTATTGACACACGAGCCTCCATAATTGCTCTGCGTATAGCTGTCCTCTATACGTTGTGCTTTGTTTTTATATTTTTAGAGCTAACGATCGGCAGGAAATCGTAAAATCACATTAAAATTGATCTACTTCAAAATCTAAGGCCTCGAACAAGCTATAGTACACCTTGTCGTCTAGTTAGTCATTCGTGGCTAGCATGTTGAGCAAGACGACACTTCCTTTTGAAGGCTGACTTTACTTTCTCCTAATCAGGAAACTGATTATTTCAATTGGCGCTAAGTTAATTGCTTTATATACATTCCGACCACACAGCTTTGTGTGGTTTTTTTTTACCTCAAGAAAACCATTCCCTACAAAGCGATAACAGTATTTACTTACAATAGTTTAGTCTCTTACGACAACCTTTCCCCCAAAAAGGTTCGCCTGAATGTGCAGTTATATTTTCAAACAGTGAGATACTCGTATCACGTTTATTTAAACGCTCGTTTGATTTAATTAACAACTTCTTTACAATACTTCAGGTCAGACCTCTTAACTTTAAGGAGAAACCATGGGCAAACAGGAAGTCAAAACGCGTTCTGGAGAACGTGTTGCCGTTGTCGCTGGATTACGAACCCCATTCGCTCGTCAGAGCACAGAATTTAGCCAAGTGCCTGCGGTTGACCTAGGCAAAATGGTTGTGAGCGAAATGCTTGCAAGAACGGATGTCGATCCTGCGCTTATCGAACAAGTTGTGTTCGGCCAAGTCGTGCAAATGCCAGAAGCGCCGAACATTGCGCGTGAAATCGTGTTGGGTACCGGTATGGATATCAATACCGATGCCTACAGTGTCACACGAGCATGTGCGACCAGCTTCCAAGCGGCAGTTAACGTGACCGAAAGCATTATGGCTGGCACGATTGATGTCGGTATTGCGGGCGGAGCGGACTCTTCTTCTGTATTGCCTATCGGTGTTTCGAAAAAGTTAGCGGCAAATCTATTAGCGCTGAGTAAAACGAAAACTATGGGTCAAAAGCTGAAGATTCTTAAAACGCTTTCAGTAAAAGATTTGATGCCAGTGCCGCCTGCTGTTGCAGAGTACTCGACCGGTTTATCCATGGGACAAACGGCTGAGCAGATGGCGAAGACACATGGTATTACTCGCGAAGCTCAAGACGCACTTGCTCACCGTTCTCACTCTTTGGCTTCTCAAGCATGGAAAGAAGGCAAGATCAAAGACGAAGTGATGACAGCATTCCCGGCACCTTACAAAAAGTACCTAGCGGAAGACAACAACATTCGCCACGACTCAACAGTTGAAGGCTACGCTAAGCTGCGCCCTGCTTTTGACAGAAAGTACGGCAGTGTAACGGCAGCCAATGCTACGCCCCTTACCGATGGCGGCGCAGCAGTGATGTTGATGCGCGAAGGCAAAGCGGAAGAGCTAGGCTTAGAAGTGCTTGGCTATATTCGTGGCTACGCATTCTCAGCGATTGGTGTTGAAACGGATATGTTGATGGGGCCGACTTATGCGACCTCTCAAGTATTGAAGAACACGGGTCTAGAGTTGTCAGACCTAACACTGATCGAGATGCATGAAGCGTTTGCCGCGCAAGTTCTTGCGAATGTAAAAATGTTTGCGAGCGATGAGTTTGCTCAGAAGAATCTTGGCCGTGACAAAGCGATCGGTGAGATTGATATGGAGAAGTTCAACGTGCTGGGTAGCTCAATTGCTTACGGACACCCGTTTGCGGCAACTGGTGCGCGAATGATGACTCAAACATTACGTGAACTGAAACGTCGCGGTGGCGGCTTGGCACTTAACACAGCGTGTGCGGCTGGTGGTTTAGGTGCAGCAATGATCTTGGAGGTAGAATAATGTCTACGACTCTTGATGCAACAACAGAAAAAGAAACAGTCGCTCAACCAGATTCAACGTCTGCGACTGAATCAACCCAAAAGAAAACGACAGCATTTTCTCTTAACATCGATGACCAAGATATTGCTTGGTTGGCGATTGATGTGCCAAACGAGAAAATGAACACGCTACAAGCGGCTTTTGCTGAAGAAATGAAAGCGATCTTCGAGCAACTCAAAGAAAAGCAGAGCCGAGTTAAGGGCTTAATCGTTCATTCTCTTAAGCCAGATAACTTTATCGCTGGCGCTGATGTAAGAATGCTGGATGCTTGTAAAACCGCTGATGAAGCGCAGTCTTTAGCTCGCCAAGGTCAAGAGATGTTCCAAGCATTATCTGATCTTCCATACCCAGTTGTTGCTGCGATTCATGGCCCATGTCTTGGTGGCGGTTTAGAGCTCGCATTAGCGTGTGACTACCGTGTGTGTACCGATTCAGATAAGACGCGTCTTGGTCTACCTGAAGTGCAACTAGGTTTGCTACCAGGTTCTGGTGGTACGCAGCGTCTTCCTCGTTTGATTGGTTTGCTACCGTCACTCGATCTAATCCTAACGGGCAAGCAACTGCGCGCTAAGAAAGCGAAATCACTTGGTGTTGTGGATGCTTGTGTCCCTGATACCATTTTGCTTGAAGTAGCAAAAAGCTTTGTTGAAAAGAATACGGGCAGTAAAAAAGGTAAGCGTCTGGCGTCGAAAAGCCAAGCGTCGACTAAAGAAAAGCTGATTTCACGCACGGGTCTTGGTCGCAAAGTGATTTTTGAACAGGCTTCAAAGAAGACGAATCAGAAAACACGCGGAAATTACCCAGCAGCAGATGCGATTCTAGACGTCATTCGTTATGGCCTAGAGAACGGCTTTGATAAAGGCCTTCAGTACGAAGCGAAGCGTTTCTCTGAACTAGTGATGACCTCTGAGTCAAAAGCCCTTCGTTCGATTTTCTTTGCAACCACCGAAATGAAAAAAGAACATGGCGCAGACGCAGATCCAAAGGCAGTTAAGCGTGTTGGTGTACTGGGTGGCGGCCTTATGGGCGCAGGTATTAGTCATGTAAGCGTTGCAAAAGCGAAAGTACCGGTTCGTATTAAAGATGTATCAAATGAAGGCGTTCTGAACGCGCTGAACTACAACTTCAAGTTGTTCGATAAGCAGCGTAAGCGTCGTATTCTGAGCCGAGCTGGTTTAGAAAGTAAGATGCTTCAGCTTTCTGGTGGTATCGACTTTACAAGCTTTAACCACACCGATGTGGTGATTGAAGCGGTATTTGAAGATCTCGACCTTAAGCAATCAATGGTTGCGGACATCGAAGCCAATGCCAAGCCAGAGACGATCTTCGCGACCAACACATCTTCGCTACCAATCCATAAGATTGCGGAGAAGGCGCAGCGACCAGAAAATGTGGTCGGTCTTCACTACTTCAGTCCTGCTGAGAAAATGCCACTGGTTGAGGTTATTCCTCATGAGACAACCTCAGAAGAGACGATTTCAACGGTTGTAGCATTAGCGAAGAAGCAAGGCAAAACGCCGATTGTTGTTAAAGATACGGCAGGTTTCTATGTGAACCGTATTCTTGCTCCTTACATGAATGAAGCCGCACATCTGCTATTGGCAAATGAGCCGATTGAAAAGCTCGACAGCACGTTATTGGACTTCGGTTTCCCGGTCGGCCCAATTACATTATTAGATGAGGTAGGTGTGGATATCGGCGCGAAGATTATTCCTATTCTAGTGAATGAACTTGGCGATCGTTTCCAAGGCCCAGACGTGTTCGATATTCTTTTGAATGACAACCGTAAAGGTCGTAAGAGTGGTAAAGGTTTCTACACCTACAAGGGTAAAAAGAAGGAAGTCGACAAGTCAGTTTACAAGCTGCTTAAGCTGCAACCTGAACCTAAGCTAAGTGATAACGATATCGCAATGCGTTGTGTGTTACCGATGCTAAACGAAGCGGTTCGTTGTCTAGACGATGGCATTATCCGTAGTCCTCGTGATGGCGATATTGGTGCTATTTTCGGTATCGGTTTCCCTCCATTCTTAGGAGGTCCGTTCCGTTACATGGACCAAATCGGTATTAAGTCACTGGTTGAGATGATGAACGATTTTGCTGTGAAGTACGGTGATCGTTTCGCGCCATGTGATGGCCTACTGACGCGTGCTGGTTTGGATGAGTCTTTTTATAAGTAACTCCCTAGTAAGTTAAATATTGAGCCCGTATCAAGCAATTGATGCGGGCTTTTTGTTTTATTCTCGGTAATAGCAGGGGGTTGGTGTGTTTTGCCAGATATTATCGGTGTGTCGGGAGATTCCTAACTCGGTCGTTCCTCCCTCTTGGGAATGACGAAAGGCAGGTGCAAGTAAGCTATTAGTGTTAATAGGGAAATTGTGGCTAAATGCATTGCAATTGAAACTATCGTCATCTCCTAAAGCGACGAAGGAGCGTAATAGGAGATCTGCTTTTATGTTCGACCAATAAAAAAGGTTGATGCTTTCACATCAACCTTTGATTTCTAAAACACTCTTATCAACCAAGCTCAGTATCTTTCGGGCGCAACTGAAACTCATCAATAGAGCCAATCTCCACCCCTGCCGACAACTTCTCTTCCTCATGATGGGCATTACCGTGCGCATGCATAATCAGACGATTTGCGGTGCGTGGTTTTAGTTGGCTCACCACAAAACGCATCATGTCTGAACGAGTTAACCCTTTAAGATCTTCCAACACACGCTCTCTCTGATTGAATTCCAAGTCCTTATTGCCTATCGCAACCCATAAGCGTTGAGCTCGTCCTCGCAAAGTCGTATCTGGTGTCGAAATCTGATTCCAGAGACCGCGTTTACTGCTGTGCCATTGGTAGTCGTTAAGCTCTAACAACACCATATAAAAGGCATTGAGGAACTCGTCTATCGAGGCTAATAAGTCTGCTGGAGCAGCATTAGGTGATTGTACATACAATACAATACCTGGGTGTCGGTTGAGCGGCATGTTGCCTGTGCCGACCATGTAACCTAGCTGCTGCTTGGTACGGATCTCATGGAAGAAGGTGGCTGACATCAAATGGTTCGCCAATGAATACAGCGCAATGTTTTTAGGAGAAATATCAGCGCACTGGTAATAAACCACGATTGCCGAATCATCTTGGTTACACACCACTTCACGCTGGAAGCTGCCGTTTTCACCTAGCATAATTAACGGGCGCAATGACTCTTCGTAGGCTTGGTCTTGAACACGTAGGGCATCTTTTAGCGTTTCCGCCATTTTATGTGCGTCGGCTTTTTTCCAGTCGCCATACACAAACATTTCTACGTGCAGTTCAGCCAAGATTGCTTGAACAAAAGAAGAGAGTTCATCGACCTCTATCGTTTCCAGCGCTTCAATTAATACAGAATAGGGCGGGTTATTTGGCTGAAGTATCCCTGTCATCGCATTAAACAGCTGCGAAATAGGGCGATCTTGCGACGCGTTATTCCAGTTTCTGAGTAATTGATGCTTAATCGTTTCGAAGCGTGCTGGACTAAAGTCGCGTGCTTGGAACCGTTCAAGAATCATATTGAGTAGTTGTGGCTGTTTCTCGCTAAATCCAGACAGAGTGAGAGTTACCCCGCCTTGATGGGTATACATGTTGTAACCCATACCGGCGATTTCAGCCTGATAGGTATCTTTTTCCAGAGAGTCTAGGAACATCTCTACACACAAGCGTGTTTTTACGATATTTCTCGGGCTGGCGACTGAGTGCGGGCTGTCGATAGCGACATATACCACACCTTTAGGTACTCGAAATTGATGGTCTTGCAGGTGCCATAGCTTAAAGCCGTCGAGCTCTTCTAAAAGTTGTGGGTATTTAGCATCACCTTCGAGCTCAGTTGGGTCTAGATCGTAGCAAATAAATGGGTTCTTACTTGGGAGCTCAAACTGCCAACCGGGGTTAATGCACGTAAAGCATTGAACTTGTTCTGCGCTAAAAGGCGTGACTGAGTAGGGCGTAAAATACCATTTTGCTTCTCTGTCATACTCGAAACCTTGAGCAACAATGGTTGCACGCATATTGTCGACGTTTAAATAAGGAAGCAAAGAACGTTGTAATTCGTCATCGAAATGCGACATTTTGTAATCGCCATACACTACATCTTGTTCTTGGTAGTGTTGCATGTTGATAA includes:
- the fadI gene encoding acetyl-CoA C-acyltransferase FadI, producing the protein MGKQEVKTRSGERVAVVAGLRTPFARQSTEFSQVPAVDLGKMVVSEMLARTDVDPALIEQVVFGQVVQMPEAPNIAREIVLGTGMDINTDAYSVTRACATSFQAAVNVTESIMAGTIDVGIAGGADSSSVLPIGVSKKLAANLLALSKTKTMGQKLKILKTLSVKDLMPVPPAVAEYSTGLSMGQTAEQMAKTHGITREAQDALAHRSHSLASQAWKEGKIKDEVMTAFPAPYKKYLAEDNNIRHDSTVEGYAKLRPAFDRKYGSVTAANATPLTDGGAAVMLMREGKAEELGLEVLGYIRGYAFSAIGVETDMLMGPTYATSQVLKNTGLELSDLTLIEMHEAFAAQVLANVKMFASDEFAQKNLGRDKAIGEIDMEKFNVLGSSIAYGHPFAATGARMMTQTLRELKRRGGGLALNTACAAGGLGAAMILEVE
- a CDS encoding insulinase family protein; this encodes MHLSPNDEHQYRYITLNNGLRVLLVQDQNAQKAAAALAVNVGHFDDPIDREGLAHYLEHMLFLGTEKYPKVGEFQSFISQHGGSNNAWTGTEHTCFFFDVELNAFETALDRFSQFFTAPLFNEEALDKERQAVDSEYKMKLNDDSRRLYQVTKELVNHNHPFSKFSVGNIDTLGDRNGETIRQEILSFHQQQYSADLMTLTLSGNQSLDEMQGWVEDRFSSITNHNLQGKKVEVPIIGELSTGVQVRVEPIKEVRKLILTFPMPSMDEHYGVKPLSFFAHLLGYEGEGSLMMQLKEKGWITSLSAGGGASGSNYRDFTVSCSLTIEGLTKTDNIIQAIFQYIKLVEQQGIEEWRYLEKRAVLESAFRFQEPAKPLDVVSHLVINMQHYQEQDVVYGDYKMSHFDDELQRSLLPYLNVDNMRATIVAQGFEYDREAKWYFTPYSVTPFSAEQVQCFTCINPGWQFELPSKNPFICYDLDPTELEGDAKYPQLLEELDGFKLWHLQDHQFRVPKGVVYVAIDSPHSVASPRNIVKTRLCVEMFLDSLEKDTYQAEIAGMGYNMYTHQGGVTLTLSGFSEKQPQLLNMILERFQARDFSPARFETIKHQLLRNWNNASQDRPISQLFNAMTGILQPNNPPYSVLIEALETIEVDELSSFVQAILAELHVEMFVYGDWKKADAHKMAETLKDALRVQDQAYEESLRPLIMLGENGSFQREVVCNQDDSAIVVYYQCADISPKNIALYSLANHLMSATFFHEIRTKQQLGYMVGTGNMPLNRHPGIVLYVQSPNAAPADLLASIDEFLNAFYMVLLELNDYQWHSSKRGLWNQISTPDTTLRGRAQRLWVAIGNKDLEFNQRERVLEDLKGLTRSDMMRFVVSQLKPRTANRLIMHAHGNAHHEEEKLSAGVEIGSIDEFQLRPKDTELG
- a CDS encoding DUF3379 domain-containing protein, with amino-acid sequence MDDLEFRRRVLSEPKQRTQDIVDATANSEANSNFLDDVLALDKQIHSAMNVDVPDDLADRILFNQTSSEESKVVRPTFARRAMAMAASVAFVAGLLVGQVNWGNAFVSPAQASLVDTAMKHVVDEKSFVSSIDEQVTSQQINAKMNPFAFQFDDAFPYHVYYLNHCGFGKSNAVHMVFQGAKGKVTLFLTGIPTDKPIDFDEKGMSGSVTPVDGSSLILVGENGEDVSKIAEKLTKMIKPMS
- a CDS encoding sigma-70 family RNA polymerase sigma factor, translated to MFGKKTAKRPVNSDMDKQRKYEALVRAYHRDLFRYAYWLCKDKSIAEDLVQETCLRAWKSLDSLQDEKAAKSWLITILRRENARRFERKQFDLVDIDDHGNDASVSDDPHHQHQWLQAQIMKLEIDYREPLFLQVIGGFSGDEIADILDLNKNTVMTRLFRARNQLKELLDTEEAERGQHNG
- the fadJ gene encoding fatty acid oxidation complex subunit alpha FadJ, which produces MSTTLDATTEKETVAQPDSTSATESTQKKTTAFSLNIDDQDIAWLAIDVPNEKMNTLQAAFAEEMKAIFEQLKEKQSRVKGLIVHSLKPDNFIAGADVRMLDACKTADEAQSLARQGQEMFQALSDLPYPVVAAIHGPCLGGGLELALACDYRVCTDSDKTRLGLPEVQLGLLPGSGGTQRLPRLIGLLPSLDLILTGKQLRAKKAKSLGVVDACVPDTILLEVAKSFVEKNTGSKKGKRLASKSQASTKEKLISRTGLGRKVIFEQASKKTNQKTRGNYPAADAILDVIRYGLENGFDKGLQYEAKRFSELVMTSESKALRSIFFATTEMKKEHGADADPKAVKRVGVLGGGLMGAGISHVSVAKAKVPVRIKDVSNEGVLNALNYNFKLFDKQRKRRILSRAGLESKMLQLSGGIDFTSFNHTDVVIEAVFEDLDLKQSMVADIEANAKPETIFATNTSSLPIHKIAEKAQRPENVVGLHYFSPAEKMPLVEVIPHETTSEETISTVVALAKKQGKTPIVVKDTAGFYVNRILAPYMNEAAHLLLANEPIEKLDSTLLDFGFPVGPITLLDEVGVDIGAKIIPILVNELGDRFQGPDVFDILLNDNRKGRKSGKGFYTYKGKKKEVDKSVYKLLKLQPEPKLSDNDIAMRCVLPMLNEAVRCLDDGIIRSPRDGDIGAIFGIGFPPFLGGPFRYMDQIGIKSLVEMMNDFAVKYGDRFAPCDGLLTRAGLDESFYK